The Lacipirellula parvula genome window below encodes:
- a CDS encoding replication initiator protein A — protein MMEDAHRTESLVAKSPLPFDLDDGRDELNLAEFPLAAIADRVPDNQKTLVFEDRIFDSGRSEMITRRLTISASDKFGLPTSLDDEVILGLIQLTKQNRFTERKVNFSRYQLIQILGWRHEGRSYDRLEKSLKRWLGVTLYYDKAWWDKDEQTWVDENFHILEQVTLYDQERRLKRLRSSNSEPPLSSFAWNEVVFRSFKSGYLKAIDLGLFRQLEYAASKRMYRFLDKRFYHKSRWEFDLAEFACEHIGVSRNYDTGQLKRRLQPAIDELEAVGFLEAMPIAQRYVKISRGQWKIVFIKKSVPQVELLGKEESQLIKRLADRGVTPSVAAELVREFPAELIEMQMEVLDRLLEKKDRDSIRNPAGYLVKSIREGYAPPKKQLQTKPVVLTETPKNSSPIEKAAPDQSAVDAYLMALTPTELAHLEETMLEHVGATLAEGYLRSKQAKSSAFSVYRRMVLERGARQFLSTQCKAEKSAA, from the coding sequence ATGATGGAAGATGCTCATCGCACTGAATCACTAGTCGCCAAGTCGCCGCTGCCATTCGACCTCGATGATGGACGTGATGAACTGAATCTCGCTGAATTCCCGCTGGCGGCAATCGCCGACCGCGTTCCCGACAATCAAAAAACGCTCGTCTTCGAAGATCGCATTTTCGATTCTGGTCGATCAGAAATGATCACGCGGCGGCTCACAATCTCAGCGTCCGACAAGTTCGGACTGCCGACTTCACTCGATGACGAAGTGATCCTCGGGCTCATTCAACTTACGAAGCAAAATCGCTTCACCGAACGAAAAGTGAACTTCAGTCGCTACCAACTCATCCAAATCTTGGGTTGGCGCCATGAAGGTCGGAGTTACGATCGCCTGGAGAAGTCGCTCAAGCGCTGGCTTGGCGTTACGCTCTACTACGACAAGGCATGGTGGGATAAAGACGAGCAAACATGGGTTGACGAAAACTTTCACATCCTGGAGCAAGTCACGCTCTACGACCAGGAACGAAGGTTGAAGCGCTTACGCAGCAGCAACTCTGAGCCGCCACTTTCCTCATTCGCCTGGAACGAAGTTGTCTTTCGCAGTTTCAAGTCAGGATACTTGAAGGCGATCGACCTCGGGCTCTTTCGACAGCTTGAATACGCCGCGTCGAAACGGATGTACCGTTTTCTAGACAAGCGGTTCTATCACAAGTCCCGTTGGGAGTTCGATCTCGCAGAGTTTGCCTGCGAGCACATTGGCGTCAGCCGCAACTACGACACGGGGCAACTGAAGCGTCGACTTCAGCCAGCGATCGATGAATTGGAAGCGGTGGGTTTCCTCGAAGCGATGCCGATAGCACAACGATACGTGAAGATCAGTCGCGGCCAATGGAAGATTGTCTTCATCAAGAAATCAGTTCCGCAAGTTGAGCTACTCGGCAAAGAAGAATCTCAATTGATTAAGAGACTAGCGGATCGCGGCGTGACGCCATCCGTCGCGGCTGAACTTGTGCGAGAGTTTCCGGCCGAGTTGATCGAGATGCAGATGGAGGTGCTCGACCGCTTGCTTGAAAAGAAAGACCGCGATTCGATCCGAAATCCGGCTGGGTACTTGGTCAAGTCGATTCGAGAAGGGTATGCTCCGCCCAAGAAGCAACTGCAAACGAAGCCTGTTGTCCTCACCGAGACACCAAAAAATAGTTCGCCCATTGAGAAGGCGGCGCCTGATCAATCGGCAGTCGATGCTTACCTCATGGCATTAACGCCCACTGAACTCGCCCACCTCGAAGAGACGATGCTTGAGCATGTCGGAGCAACTCTTGCGGAAGGCTACCTAAGGTCCAAACAAGCGAAGAGCTCTGCCTTCTCGGTCTACCGCCGCATGGTATTGGAGCGAGGCGCTAGGCAATTTCTTTCCACTCAGTGCAAAGCAGAAAAGTCCGCTGCATAG